GTTTCATGGCGGGGTGAAAACGCAGCGAGCCGGCCCAAGCTTCCGCGTCGTCGAGAGATTCGCGAGTGACGCGCTGCTTGTCGAGCGCGGGGCGCGTCAGGGTTTGGCAGCGGAGTTGAAAATCCTCCCGGTCCGGGTCTGGCGATAGGCCGCGGCGAGTTGCGGACCGAGCAGGGCGTCGAGCTTCGCTGCGAACGGCGCGAGCGCGGCGCGGCCCTCGGGCGTATTGGCGAGGTCGGAATTCCGTCCCGGCGCGGCGGTCGCCGCCACCGCGGTCATCGCGTCGAGTTGCAGCCGGTAGAGTTCGTAGGATTGTGCGGGCGAAACGGACGGATTGGCGCGGGCGAATTTCGCGGTCTGGCCGAACAGCGGATCCGTCTTCTCCAGGTAGCTGTAGAAACGGTCGTCGTGCAGGATGGCGCGGACTTCCTCCGCCGGCGCTGCCATGTCGCGAACATAGGCGATGAATTCCTCCGCCCCCTCGGTGCGCGGGAGATCGGCGAGCGTCCGGCGTTGGAGCGCGTAGAGCGCGTTGTATTCCTCCTCGGAAATCTCGATGTCGCCGAGGCCCTCGATCACCTTGCGCGCGGCGCGCGATTGGCGGCGCTCGAAATCCTCGAACTCCTCCGGCGTAAGCATCGCGGCGATGTCGCGCTCCTTTTCCTCCTCGAGCAGCCGGATGCGCGCGCGGCCTTCGAAAGTCTCCAGCGCGTCGTCGCCGTCGGCGTTGCGCCGCTGCTGCCAGTAGACCTCGCCGTAGTCGCGTTCGATTTTCTCGAGCGCGACGATTTTCTCATCGGGCAACTGGCCGAAACGCGCGGCGCGATAGATCGGATCGAGTTCGTGATCGTCGTCGCGCCCTTTGAAAACCTGCGCCTCCATTTCGTGGATCTCGCGCTCGAGCTTTTCGCGCGCCGTCTTCGATGCCAAGCCATCGCTGAACTGATGCCAGAAAGGCAGCTTGCCGAGGTCGCTCGCGATGCGCTTCGACTCATAAATCGACGAAAGGACCATCATGCGGATGCCGCGCTCCGGAAAACCGGCGGCTCGCAATTCCTCCACCAACGCCCGCCACTCAGCATTCGTGCGCGGTCGCCGCCAGACGACGCCCGGCTTGGCTGCCTCCGCGTCGCTCGCAGAGCCGGCGCCGGTGCGACGCGCCCGGTTCGCGAGGGTCGCCTGATCGCCCGCTGACGGGCGCGTCTCCGCGGCGTCGATCGGCGGTCGCTTCAACTGCCATTGGAGCAACAGCGCGATGTTAGCGATCACGCTCAGGGCGAGAACGAGGGCGAGCAGTTTGGTTTTCATCGCAGCGCGACGCGCGAGGCCCGGAGCGCGATCATTGCCTGACTCACAACGCTAGCGTCCGCGTCTCGCCGAAGTCGAGTGCGGTGAAATCTTCCTCGCCCACACCATGCGCGGCGCGCGCGGCGGCGAGGGCGCGGAGAGGTTCGTCGATGGCTTCGTTGGTAAGCTGGAAAGTGCCGAAGTGCATCCCGAGGCTGCGGCGCGCGCCGAGCGCGAGGTGCGCGCGGACGGATTCGTCGGGGTTCATGTGCACGGACGCCATGAACCAGCGCGGTTCGTAGGCCCCGATGGGCATCAGCGCCAGCGCGGGTGCGCCTAATTTTTCGCGGATCGCGGCGAAGTGCGGGCACCAGCCGGAGTCGCCGCCGAAAAACACGTCGCCCGCATGCGTGTGCAGCAGGAAGCTGCACCAGAGAGAGCGGCCGGCGTCCCACGGCGCACGCGCAGCGAAGTGCTGCGCCGGCGTGGCGGTGACGCGCAAGACGGACGTGACCTCGGCGTTTTGCCACCAGTCGAACTCGGCCGCCGGCGCGACGCCGCGCGCCTCGAGCCAGGCGCGGTTGCCGAGCGACGTGACAAAGCGCGGCCGCCGCTCGCGCGCGAGCCAGCGCAGCGTGGCGAGGTCGAGGTGGTCGTAGTGGTTGTGCGAGACGAGCACGACGTCGATCGCGGGCAGCTCTTCGAGGCGCAGCGCCGGCGGACGCGCGCGCTTCGGACCGAGCCGGCCGAACGGTCCGGCGTGGGTCGCGAAGACCGGATCGGTCAGCACCGTGAGCCCGTCGAACTGGAGCAGGAAGGTCGAGTGGCCGATGAACGTCACCGCCACCTCGCCGGACGCGACACGCGCGGGCAACGCGGGGTGCCGCGGCGGCGGCACGTTCTTCGGCCAGCGGTGAAACTCGTCGCCCGTGAGCTGTTGCCACCACCACTTGGGGAGCGAGGTAAACGTGAGCGGACGAGGTTGCGGCGGCGGGTTGAAAAAGCGCTCGCCGTCGCAGTGATCGCTGACCGGGAAGCGCGGCGCGCGCGGCATGTTCAGCAACCGTGGCCGAGCTTTGCCCTGGCCTGTTCCCAGAAATCCAACAGCGCACGGAAATCCTGCTCCTTGGTGCCGCTGTGGATGATGTAATCGTAAGTGAAGCGCTCGCTCATCTCCAGTTCGGCGCTTTGCAGGCGGCGCGCGAGTTCGTCTTCGG
This window of the Candidatus Didemnitutus sp. genome carries:
- a CDS encoding MBL fold metallo-hydrolase, which codes for MPRAPRFPVSDHCDGERFFNPPPQPRPLTFTSLPKWWWQQLTGDEFHRWPKNVPPPRHPALPARVASGEVAVTFIGHSTFLLQFDGLTVLTDPVFATHAGPFGRLGPKRARPPALRLEELPAIDVVLVSHNHYDHLDLATLRWLARERRPRFVTSLGNRAWLEARGVAPAAEFDWWQNAEVTSVLRVTATPAQHFAARAPWDAGRSLWCSFLLHTHAGDVFFGGDSGWCPHFAAIREKLGAPALALMPIGAYEPRWFMASVHMNPDESVRAHLALGARRSLGMHFGTFQLTNEAIDEPLRALAAARAAHGVGEEDFTALDFGETRTLAL